The genome window GATAGAATCAAAGGAATTATTGTTTGCTTAAAGGAATATAAATAACTATTCTAAACTTTGCTTTATGATGTGGGGAACATATGTTAAAGGGGGAATTTATATGAAAAAAATGAAATTTGTTACGTTATTGCTTTGTTTAGCGCTGATTATTTCCTTTGCCATGGGATGCAGTGGAGGAGACTCTACTCCAGGGAGTAATGAGGGAGGCGCAGGAAGTCCTGTATTCTTATCCTTGGCCACTGGTGGTACATCAGGAACTTATTTTCCATTGGGGGGAGCACTTGCTAATATCATTACGAATAATGTAGACAATGTAAAAGCACAGGCAGAAGCTACCGGTGCCTCAGTAGAAAATGCTACCCTAATACAAAAAAAGGAAAGCGATTTAGCTTTAATACAAAATGATATTGCTTTTTATGCAGCAACTGGAACAGTATTACAAAAATTTATTGATGAAGGTCAATATGACAATCTAAAGGGTTTAGCAATACTATATCCAGAGGTTATTCAATTGGTTGCAGCCAAGGATTCAGGCATTACCAGTGTTACTGATTTGGCAGGAAAAAAAGTTGCTGTTGGTGCACCGGGTTCTGGGACTGAAGCCAATGCAAAACAAATTTTAGAGGCCTATGGGCTTAGCTTTGATGATTTAGGCAAGATAGATCCTTTATCCTTTGCGGAAGCAGCTGAACAATTAAAAAACAAACAGATTGATGCAGCTTTTGTAACTGCGGGTATTCCTACTGCTGCAATTACAGAGGTATCCACAGTGACAGATATAGTAATTGTACCAATAGAGACAGACAAGATTAAAACCTTGCAAGAAGAATATCCCTTCTATACCGAAGTGACTATACCTGGAGGATCCTATAAAGGACAAGATGAAGATATAACTACAGCAGCTGTCATGGCAATGTTAGCTGTACGAGGGGACTTAGATGAAGATGTGGTTTTTAATATAACAAAATCAATATTTGAACATACAGATGAACTAGGAAGTGTACATGAAAAAGGCAAATTAATTAAGGTAGAGGATGCAAATACTGGAATGTCCATTGATTTACATCCTGGAGCTTTAAAATATTATCAGGAAAAAGGAGTTAAATAGGGAATTGATTTGAAAGAAATGGAGGGACGGGTATTGGATTTCCAATACCCGACTACTTATGAAAAGATATATTTATGGCCTAATCATTATTTTTTTTATTTTAGGACTATTTCTTCCCATTCATAGATTAATGATAATTGATCAAAAGAATGGAAAAATCATAAAAAGTTTTCCTGTCAAAAACGGAGAAAAATTTACAGTTTGTTTTACCCATTCGGTTGAGCGGACACCATGGTATGAGATTTACTATATAGAAAATAACAATGAAATATTTTTAAAAGAAACCATATTCTTTTCCTATGGAGCAGGATTACCTGCAACAACAGAATATAAATTTTCTTTAGGAAAAGAGGGTATGAACATTACCAATTACAATCAAAAAATAGAACCATTGATTTATAGAGTAGGGGCTGTGATTGCTGATCACAGACTAATGATAAAAAATAAAGAAATACACTTAAATGAGATAACTAAACCATTTAATCCTGTTCTTATACAAGCCAAAAAAATGCCTATATACGAATATTTAATAAAGGAGGTTAAAAAATGAGTAGTAATGCCAATAATAAAAATGAATTGCTAATGACCGATGCCATAGAGGCAGAACATCATGTAGAAGATCTATTAGAAAAATTTGATAAAGAAGAAGGAAATAAACGTAAGTTAATCGGCAAAGTTGGATTGATCATTACTTTGATGGCTATTGCAATGTCCATATTTCACCTATATACATCTGCCTTTGGTACTTTACTGGCAGTAAAGCAAAGGGCACTGCATTTAGTGTTTACTGTGGCTCTAGGATTTCTAATATACCCTTTTTCTAAGAAGGCTTCCAAAAATAAAATTCCATTTTATGATTATATTCTATGTGCATTAGGAGTAACTGTTTTCGGTTATCTAATTATAAACTTTCAAGGGATTGTAGCTAAAGGAGGGCAAGCTGATTCCATAGATCTTATATTTGGAAGTTTGGCTATTTTACTTATCTTGGAAGTCACGAGAAGGTCTGTGGGACCTGAATTACCCATTGTAGCCATTATCTTTTTAATTTATGCCAGTAAATTAGGCCCTAATTTCCCAGGCCTTTTAGCTCACAGGGGATATAGTTTTGAAAGAATTATTTCTCATATGTACCTTACTACTGAGGGAATATTGGGAACACCCGTAGGAGTTTCCGCTACCTTTGTATTCATGTTTATTCTCTTTGGTGCATTTTTAGATAAAACCGGTGTAGGAGGATTTTTTATTGATTTAGCTTATGCCTTGACGGGAAGTCTAAGCAGTGGTCCGGCTATGACGGCTGTGGTTGCCAGTGGATTTATGGGATCCATATCTGGAAGTTCTGTGGCCAATACAGTTACAACCGGAGCCTTCACCATTCCATTGATGAAAAAAGTAGGATATAAACCCTATTTTGCTGGTGCTGTAGAAGCTACAGCTTCTACAGGAGGCCAAATTATGCCACCAGTTATGGGAGCGGCAGCATTCATCATGGCAGAATTTACAGGGATTCCCTATGTTAAAATTATTGCTTCGGCAGCAATTCCTGCTATATTATATTACATGGCCGTGGGTACTATGGTTCATTTAGAAGCAAAAAAATTAGGTTTGAAGGGTTTACCAAAATCAGAGCTTCCAAAGTTAGGAAGTGTGATGAAAAGTCAGGGGTATTTATTAATCCCTCTAGTTACCA of Irregularibacter muris contains these proteins:
- a CDS encoding TRAP transporter permease, translating into MSSNANNKNELLMTDAIEAEHHVEDLLEKFDKEEGNKRKLIGKVGLIITLMAIAMSIFHLYTSAFGTLLAVKQRALHLVFTVALGFLIYPFSKKASKNKIPFYDYILCALGVTVFGYLIINFQGIVAKGGQADSIDLIFGSLAILLILEVTRRSVGPELPIVAIIFLIYASKLGPNFPGLLAHRGYSFERIISHMYLTTEGILGTPVGVSATFVFMFILFGAFLDKTGVGGFFIDLAYALTGSLSSGPAMTAVVASGFMGSISGSSVANTVTTGAFTIPLMKKVGYKPYFAGAVEATASTGGQIMPPVMGAAAFIMAEFTGIPYVKIIASAAIPAILYYMAVGTMVHLEAKKLGLKGLPKSELPKLGSVMKSQGYLLIPLVTIVFFLIKGYTPLYSAFWSIIISVVIATIASLIKKDGSFNVKAFIDALEQGAKSSISVAAACATAGIVVGVVTLTGLGLNIANMIVTLAGGKLFLTLLFTMIASIILGMGLPTTAKYIVLATMAVPALTTLNVNLMAAHLFILYFGVVADITPPVALAAYAGSGIAGANAMKTGFQAVKLALAAFVVPYIFAYNPALLLIKKGTIIENGVIQYATFLEILPVIFTAILGIICLASAVENYLITESKFYERIPMLGASLALLYPEMISDIIGIVVLAFVIISQTMRKKKLNKKAASLA
- a CDS encoding TAXI family TRAP transporter solute-binding subunit gives rise to the protein MKKMKFVTLLLCLALIISFAMGCSGGDSTPGSNEGGAGSPVFLSLATGGTSGTYFPLGGALANIITNNVDNVKAQAEATGASVENATLIQKKESDLALIQNDIAFYAATGTVLQKFIDEGQYDNLKGLAILYPEVIQLVAAKDSGITSVTDLAGKKVAVGAPGSGTEANAKQILEAYGLSFDDLGKIDPLSFAEAAEQLKNKQIDAAFVTAGIPTAAITEVSTVTDIVIVPIETDKIKTLQEEYPFYTEVTIPGGSYKGQDEDITTAAVMAMLAVRGDLDEDVVFNITKSIFEHTDELGSVHEKGKLIKVEDANTGMSIDLHPGALKYYQEKGVK
- a CDS encoding DUF1850 domain-containing protein is translated as MIIDQKNGKIIKSFPVKNGEKFTVCFTHSVERTPWYEIYYIENNNEIFLKETIFFSYGAGLPATTEYKFSLGKEGMNITNYNQKIEPLIYRVGAVIADHRLMIKNKEIHLNEITKPFNPVLIQAKKMPIYEYLIKEVKK